A region of Trachemys scripta elegans isolate TJP31775 chromosome 24, CAS_Tse_1.0, whole genome shotgun sequence DNA encodes the following proteins:
- the CERS2 gene encoding ceramide synthase 2 yields MFQTLYNYFWWDRLWLPVNLTWSDLEDKDGRIYAKASDLYITIPLAFLFLIVRHLFEIYVATPLAGLLNVKEKIRLKATPNPVLEKFYASSTKHPKQGDIEMLSKKSGCAVRQVERWFRRRRNQDRPSLLKKFREASWRFTFYLIAFIAGMAVIVDKPWFYDLKEVWKGYPIQTTLPSQYWYYMIELSFYWSLLFSIASDVKRKDFKEQIIHHVATIILISFSWFANYIRAGTLIMALHDSCDYLLESAKMFNYAGWKNTCNNIFIVFAAVFIVTRLIILPFWIMHCTVVYPLDLYPPFFGYYFFNFMMVVLQSLHIFWAYLIIRMAHKFITGKVVEDERSDREETDNTEEEEVTKNGPLSNGHPVLNNNHRKTD; encoded by the exons ATGTTCCAGACGTTATACAATTACTTTTGGTGGGACCGGCTCTGGTTGCCGGTGAACCTGACATGGTCGGACCTGGAAGACAAGGATGGGCGGATCTATGCCAAGGCTTCAGACCTCTACATCACCATCCCCTTagccttcctcttcctcatcgtCAGGCACCTCTTCGAAAT ATATGTGGCTACCCCACTAGCCGGGCTTTTGAACGTCAAGGAGAAGATCCGATTAAAAGCCACCCCAAATCCCGTGCTAGAAAAATTCTACGCTTCATCCACAAAACACCCCAAGCAG ggcgaCATCGAGATGCTCTCCAAGAAGAGCGGCTGCGCGGTCCGGCAGGTGGAGCGCTGGTTCCGACGCAGGCGCAACCAGGACAGGCCCAGCTTGCTCAAGAAGTTCCGGGAGGCCAG TTGGCGATTCACCTTTTACCTTATTGCTTTCATTGCTGGCATGGCCGTCATAGTGGAT AAGCCCTGGTTCTACGACTTGAAGGAAGTGTGGAAAGGGTACCCGATCCAG ACCACGCTGCCGTCGCAGTACTGGTACTACATGATCGAGCTGTCGTTCTACTGGTCCCTGCTCTTCAGCATCGCCTCCGACGTGAAGCGCAAG GACTTCAAAGAGCAGATTATCCACCACGTGGCCACCATCATCCTGATCAGCTTTTCCTGGTTCGCCAACTACATCCGGGCGGGGACGCTGATCATGGCCCTGCACGATTCTTGCGACTACCTGCTGGAG TCTGCCAAGATGTTTAACTACGCCGGCTGGAAGAACACCTGCAACAACATCTTCATCGTGTTCGCCGCCGTCTTCATTGTCACGCGCCTCATCATCCTGCCCTTCTG GATCATGCACTGCACGGTGGTCTATCCTCTGGACCTGTACCCGCCCTTCTTCGGCTATTACTTCTTCAACTTCATGATGGTGGTGCTGCAATCGCTGCATATCTTTTGGGCGTATCTCATCATCCGGATGGCCCACAAGTTCATAACTGGAAAG GTGGTGGAAGACGAGAGGAGTGATCGCGAAGAGACCGACAACACGGAAGAGGAGGAAGTGACAAAGAACGGGCCCCTTTCCAACGGGCACCCCGTCCTGAACAACAACCACCGGAAAACCGATTGA